The following are encoded together in the Chloroflexaceae bacterium genome:
- a CDS encoding disulfide bond formation protein B, which yields MAQAVKRPVAGEAQPMVETATILERLTAATRYIALLAAIIATCGSLFFSEVLFWIPCKLCWYQRILMYPLVPILLVGIVRDDRGIHWYGLPLSLAGIVVSLAHYLEVLGVIPPSPCVGSVPCSIDYLTPILTGPLSFIKIPFLALVAFAIISVMLGNYAIAGAPPTPPGRRRSAAITAIAIVVVTIVAFVLLGTLWQPQA from the coding sequence ATGGCGCAGGCGGTGAAACGGCCCGTGGCGGGCGAGGCGCAGCCAATGGTCGAGACAGCAACCATCCTTGAACGGCTCACCGCCGCCACACGCTACATCGCTCTGCTGGCAGCGATCATTGCAACCTGCGGGAGCCTGTTCTTCAGCGAAGTGTTGTTCTGGATCCCGTGCAAACTGTGCTGGTACCAGCGCATCCTGATGTACCCGCTGGTCCCGATCCTGCTGGTGGGGATCGTGCGCGATGATCGCGGCATCCACTGGTACGGCCTGCCGCTATCGCTCGCCGGCATAGTCGTATCCCTGGCGCACTATCTGGAAGTCCTGGGGGTCATCCCTCCCTCGCCGTGTGTGGGCAGCGTCCCTTGTAGCATTGATTATCTGACGCCAATCCTGACCGGGCCGCTTTCCTTTATCAAAATCCCCTTTCTGGCCCTGGTAGCCTTTGCGATTATCAGCGTTATGCTCGGCAACTACGCCATTGCCGGAGCCCCGCCCACCCCTCCGGGCCGGCGCCGCAGCGCGGCCATAACCGCCATCGCAATTGTCGTCGTGACGATCGTGGCGTTTGTCTTGCTTGGGACGCTGTGGCAACCGCAAGCGTAG
- a CDS encoding anti-sigma regulatory factor, producing the protein MSIICPIQQTGDVYVALSRVRDLATAMGFSPADRARIEIATTELARNLIVHAGGGRLTFSQVNDPSYGPGLVIESRDNGPGIADVELALQDGYSTAHGLGAGLPGVRRLMDAFAIESTVGVGTWIRAVKWVIRPRRSSIYGC; encoded by the coding sequence ATGTCCATCATTTGCCCGATCCAGCAAACCGGTGATGTATACGTCGCCTTGAGCCGTGTGCGTGATCTGGCGACCGCCATGGGATTCTCCCCGGCTGACCGGGCGCGCATTGAGATCGCCACCACGGAACTGGCGCGCAATCTGATCGTCCACGCAGGCGGCGGAAGGCTTACCTTCAGCCAGGTGAACGATCCAAGCTATGGCCCTGGACTGGTAATCGAATCGCGCGACAATGGCCCGGGCATCGCCGATGTGGAACTGGCGTTGCAGGATGGCTACAGTACCGCTCACGGCCTGGGCGCCGGTTTGCCGGGGGTGCGCCGGCTGATGGATGCGTTCGCGATTGAGTCGACGGTGGGGGTAGGCACGTGGATCCGGGCCGTCAAATGGGTCATCCGGCCACGGCGGAGCAGCATTTATGGATGTTGA
- a CDS encoding ATP-binding protein produces MYNDLAAWLQAHRLHLLDNWAARGFGTGNGVASTPTIAALAPAAVAPADLLTALIAAAHGDSAALIEQLRLPAATQSHGGVAASIALARALRQSTIALIDASVSDAAAALALASAVSDLFEQAVFELVETWEEHTRRIIEDREFIAESLEVASAAADKRALQLQSLNIISRQLSSVLEEDAILHLVVNNIHQLTGVAHIAIWQPDAASCPDGPILAVRQAIGVAQARVPEMRLRADHPTDLVARAFRSGTIQFDPLPDPARQEAWLQPGCGALALPMVVGQHVVAVTVLQDPDPLNQLRLQQDLAQGVVGQAAIALQNARLYAEIRTLNADLERRVAERTRQLQEEKDRLATIYQISTEVSSTLDLDTLLNTSLKLLADVTRAEQGAILLIEQPEGDVLVTRAVFGMGDEVDRYVRLPLDSGIAGQVVQTRSGLLISDVSSDERWLAVPGGLAYPPHGAVVAVPLIFQGEVLGVITLAHHQTGFFNEDYLRLLNACAGAIATGVNNANMFQTLSAEYERRSELLRQQRTETSKINAILQSLNDGVIVCDLYGSILAVNAAAAPILQRKFEELLLWNLHDLLERYLGPRIIELPLNELLRHPLTSEGQPRIFTSTMRVGMRVVSLTLGPVLKNTDDTELLGALLVLRDITRETEADRMKTEFIGTMSHELRTPMTAIKGFTQLLLMGNLGPLTPTQREFVTTIYNNTERMINLINDVLDLTKIESGSIELEWRSLHMAEVLSGVIAELKDLIAERGHQLTISLPPGLPLVRSDAHRLHQIVYNLLINAVKYTPRGGQIWVEACEPVIADLPDEVRDQIASDRRYLQVNIRDTGVGISAEDLPRIFDRFYRAENPLKIEAGGTGLGLSLVRPLINLLGGRLWVRSTLGVGSTFAFVLPATDPW; encoded by the coding sequence ATGTACAACGACCTTGCGGCCTGGCTCCAGGCCCATCGTCTCCATTTGCTCGACAACTGGGCCGCGCGTGGTTTCGGAACGGGCAATGGCGTCGCCAGCACGCCCACTATCGCCGCGCTCGCGCCGGCGGCGGTCGCGCCGGCAGATCTCCTTACGGCGCTGATCGCCGCGGCTCACGGTGATAGCGCCGCCCTGATCGAGCAGTTGCGCCTGCCGGCTGCCACCCAGAGCCACGGAGGAGTGGCCGCGAGCATCGCTCTGGCCCGCGCCCTCCGGCAGAGCACCATAGCCCTGATCGACGCCAGCGTAAGCGATGCGGCTGCCGCCCTGGCCCTTGCCAGCGCGGTCAGCGACCTGTTCGAGCAGGCGGTCTTTGAACTGGTAGAAACCTGGGAAGAGCACACGCGCCGGATCATCGAAGATCGCGAGTTCATCGCCGAGAGCCTGGAAGTGGCTTCTGCTGCCGCCGATAAGCGGGCCTTGCAACTCCAATCGCTCAATATTATCTCTCGCCAACTCTCCTCGGTGCTGGAAGAGGACGCCATCCTTCACCTGGTGGTTAATAACATCCACCAGCTTACCGGCGTGGCCCACATCGCCATCTGGCAACCAGATGCCGCATCCTGCCCCGACGGCCCGATCCTGGCAGTCCGCCAGGCCATCGGGGTCGCTCAAGCTCGCGTCCCCGAAATGCGCCTGCGGGCGGATCATCCTACCGACCTGGTAGCGCGGGCCTTTCGGAGCGGCACGATCCAGTTCGACCCATTGCCTGACCCCGCCAGGCAGGAGGCGTGGCTGCAACCTGGCTGCGGGGCGCTCGCCCTGCCAATGGTGGTGGGGCAACACGTCGTGGCCGTAACGGTGCTGCAGGATCCCGATCCGCTCAATCAACTGCGCCTCCAGCAAGATCTGGCGCAGGGCGTGGTCGGTCAGGCCGCCATTGCGCTGCAAAACGCCCGGCTCTACGCCGAAATCCGCACCCTGAACGCAGACCTCGAACGCCGCGTAGCCGAACGCACCCGCCAGCTCCAGGAAGAAAAGGATCGCCTCGCCACGATCTACCAGATATCCACCGAGGTTAGCAGCACCCTGGACCTGGACACCCTGTTAAACACCTCACTCAAGCTGCTCGCCGATGTGACCAGGGCCGAGCAGGGGGCTATTCTCCTGATCGAGCAGCCTGAGGGTGACGTGCTGGTAACGCGCGCGGTCTTTGGGATGGGAGATGAGGTTGATCGGTATGTGCGCCTGCCTCTTGATAGCGGCATTGCCGGCCAGGTCGTTCAAACCCGGAGCGGTCTGCTCATCAGCGACGTCTCCAGCGATGAACGCTGGCTTGCCGTTCCGGGAGGATTGGCATATCCGCCACACGGCGCAGTGGTGGCGGTGCCGCTGATCTTTCAGGGCGAGGTGCTCGGCGTGATCACCCTGGCGCACCACCAGACCGGCTTTTTCAACGAGGACTACCTGCGGCTGCTGAACGCCTGCGCCGGGGCTATCGCCACCGGCGTGAACAACGCCAACATGTTCCAGACGCTGAGCGCAGAGTACGAGCGGCGCTCCGAACTGTTGCGCCAGCAACGCACCGAGACGAGTAAAATCAATGCCATTCTGCAGAGTCTCAACGATGGCGTCATCGTGTGCGACCTGTATGGAAGCATTCTAGCAGTAAACGCGGCCGCGGCGCCGATTCTGCAGCGCAAGTTCGAGGAACTGCTGCTCTGGAACCTGCACGACCTGCTCGAACGCTACCTCGGCCCGCGCATTATCGAGTTGCCGCTCAACGAACTGCTGCGCCATCCGCTCACCAGCGAGGGTCAACCCCGTATCTTCACCTCCACCATGCGCGTCGGGATGCGTGTTGTCAGCCTGACACTCGGCCCGGTGCTTAAGAATACTGACGATACCGAGCTGCTCGGCGCCCTGCTGGTGCTCCGTGACATAACCCGCGAAACCGAAGCCGACCGGATGAAGACCGAGTTTATCGGCACCATGTCGCACGAGTTGCGCACACCGATGACGGCGATTAAGGGCTTCACGCAATTGCTGCTCATGGGCAACCTCGGCCCGTTGACCCCCACGCAGCGGGAGTTCGTTACCACGATTTACAACAACACCGAGCGCATGATCAACCTGATCAACGATGTGCTGGATCTCACCAAGATCGAGTCCGGTAGCATTGAACTGGAATGGCGCTCGCTCCACATGGCGGAGGTGCTGAGCGGGGTGATTGCCGAACTGAAGGATCTCATCGCCGAACGGGGCCATCAGTTGACGATCAGCCTGCCGCCGGGTTTGCCGCTGGTGCGCAGCGATGCTCACCGGCTGCATCAGATTGTCTACAACCTGCTGATCAACGCAGTAAAATATACGCCCCGCGGCGGCCAGATCTGGGTCGAAGCCTGCGAGCCGGTCATCGCCGATCTGCCTGATGAGGTGCGCGATCAGATAGCTTCTGATCGGCGCTATCTGCAAGTGAACATTCGCGATACGGGCGTGGGCATCAGTGCCGAGGATCTGCCGCGCATCTTCGATCGCTTCTACCGCGCCGAGAATCCCCTGAAGATCGAAGCCGGCGGAACCGGACTGGGACTGTCACTGGTGCGCCCTCTGATCAACCTGCTAGGGGGGCGCTTATGGGTGCGCAGCACCCTGGGCGTCGGCAGCACCTTCGCCTTCGTGCTTCCCGCAACTGATCCGTGGTAA
- a CDS encoding gamma-glutamyl-gamma-aminobutyrate hydrolase family protein produces MKPLIGISCGTFYDQEWCPPSFGHRRTYVDAILHAGGAPLLIPPVPDELTLRMLFDRLDGLLLAGGGDIAPANYGAEPHPNLGTVDPLRDSAELPMARWAVAEGKPVLGICRGIQVLNVALGGTLYQDIPSEIENALAHNLSYEREDWTHLAHELRLAPGSRLRQLLGVERLLVNSLHHQAVRDLAPGLRAVAWAPDEVIEAVEGTGEGFVIGVQCHPEALQSGADPRWQRLFAAFVDSCGTGQRRAARAA; encoded by the coding sequence ATGAAGCCATTGATCGGGATCTCGTGTGGCACGTTTTACGATCAGGAGTGGTGCCCGCCGTCATTCGGGCATCGCCGGACGTATGTTGACGCCATCCTGCACGCGGGCGGCGCGCCGCTGCTCATCCCTCCCGTGCCTGACGAGCTTACCCTGCGTATGCTGTTTGACCGCCTTGATGGCCTGTTACTCGCCGGTGGCGGCGACATCGCCCCGGCCAACTATGGCGCCGAGCCTCACCCGAACCTGGGCACGGTTGACCCGCTGCGGGACAGCGCCGAACTGCCGATGGCGCGCTGGGCCGTCGCCGAGGGCAAGCCGGTCCTGGGGATCTGCCGGGGCATTCAGGTGCTGAACGTGGCCCTTGGCGGAACGCTCTACCAGGATATCCCGTCGGAAATCGAGAACGCCCTGGCCCACAACCTCTCCTACGAACGTGAGGACTGGACCCATCTGGCCCATGAGTTGCGCCTGGCGCCAGGATCACGGCTGCGCCAGTTGCTGGGTGTCGAACGGCTGCTGGTGAACTCGTTGCACCATCAGGCGGTGCGGGACCTGGCCCCCGGACTGCGAGCAGTGGCCTGGGCGCCTGACGAGGTCATCGAGGCGGTGGAAGGTACGGGCGAGGGCTTCGTCATCGGCGTGCAGTGCCATCCTGAGGCCCTGCAGAGCGGGGCCGACCCGCGCTGGCAGAGGCTCTTTGCCGCCTTTGTAGACAGTTGCGGCACAGGGCAGCGCCGCGCCGCCCGCGCGGCGTAG
- the dtd gene encoding D-aminoacyl-tRNA deacylase, translating to MRAIIQRVSTASVEVEGQIVGRIGPGVLVLLGVGQGDTEAEAQLLAEKTAYLRIFADEAGKFNRSLLDTGGSALVISQFTLYADTRKGRRPSFTGAAPPDEAEPLVNAYCAALRALGVTVETGVFGAMMRVALVNEGPVTISLDTDTYRMPRSR from the coding sequence ATGCGAGCGATCATCCAGCGGGTCAGCACAGCCTCGGTCGAAGTCGAAGGCCAGATTGTGGGGCGCATCGGCCCGGGGGTGCTGGTGCTGCTTGGCGTCGGCCAGGGCGATACCGAGGCCGAGGCGCAGCTTCTGGCAGAGAAGACCGCTTATCTGCGGATCTTCGCTGACGAGGCGGGGAAGTTCAACCGCTCTTTGCTCGACACCGGCGGCAGCGCCCTGGTCATCTCGCAGTTTACCCTGTACGCCGATACGCGCAAGGGCCGGCGCCCCAGCTTCACCGGCGCGGCCCCTCCTGACGAAGCCGAACCGCTGGTCAACGCCTACTGCGCCGCCCTGCGCGCCCTGGGCGTCACGGTGGAAACCGGGGTCTTCGGCGCAATGATGCGCGTCGCCCTGGTCAATGAAGGCCCCGTCACCATCAGTCTCGATACCGACACCTACCGCATGCCGCGCTCCAGGTGA
- a CDS encoding twitching motility protein PilT: MKKDSPGGAIPSRTLPSGGPGRKVSLNFIVRIVGMLSLAYIGWSVGRSLSNPQPDEMQVFATQLLMLAGAGLGLLVTPRLTIEPVEELLRRSRHVPLPDLLIIGAGVLIGLVFAVLLAVPLASLPRPFGQYLPLACALVCAYVGGTIFAMRKRDLSDLLRSLRPAAMAQPRPAERRLLLDTSAIIDGRIAAVARTGFLEGTLLVPSFVLAELQQLADSSDDLRRSKGRRGLDLLNEMQRQSPLPVEVLNVEVAGASKVDDKLIALARQYSCPIISNDFNLNRIAGLQGVRVLSLNQLSEAVRPPVLQDQRLHVLIRNEGNARQQGVGYLEDGTPVIVEDARHLIGQTAEVIVTRLHQTQTGRLVFATIAPEATPAPARSG; this comes from the coding sequence ATGAAAAAGGACTCCCCCGGAGGGGCAATACCGTCCCGAACGCTCCCATCCGGCGGGCCGGGGCGTAAGGTCAGTCTCAACTTCATCGTTCGCATCGTGGGGATGCTCAGCCTGGCATACATCGGCTGGTCAGTGGGCCGGTCGCTATCCAACCCGCAGCCGGATGAGATGCAGGTGTTTGCGACCCAGTTGTTGATGCTCGCCGGCGCCGGTCTGGGGCTGCTCGTCACACCGCGCCTGACTATCGAGCCGGTGGAGGAGTTGCTGCGGCGCTCGCGCCACGTGCCCCTGCCCGATCTGCTGATCATTGGCGCGGGAGTGCTGATCGGCCTGGTCTTCGCTGTGCTGCTTGCCGTCCCCCTGGCCTCGTTGCCGCGCCCCTTCGGGCAGTACCTGCCCCTGGCCTGCGCCCTGGTCTGCGCCTATGTCGGCGGAACGATCTTCGCTATGCGCAAGCGTGATCTGAGCGATCTGCTGCGTTCGCTGCGCCCGGCCGCCATGGCGCAGCCCCGCCCCGCCGAGCGGCGTCTGTTACTCGACACCAGCGCCATCATTGACGGGCGCATCGCTGCCGTCGCCCGCACCGGCTTTCTTGAAGGCACACTCCTGGTGCCGAGCTTCGTGCTGGCTGAATTGCAGCAACTCGCCGATTCCAGCGACGACCTGCGCCGCAGCAAGGGACGGCGCGGCCTCGACCTGCTCAACGAAATGCAGCGCCAGTCGCCCCTGCCGGTGGAGGTGCTCAACGTCGAGGTCGCAGGGGCCAGCAAGGTCGATGACAAGCTGATCGCCCTGGCCCGCCAGTACTCCTGCCCGATCATCAGCAACGACTTCAACCTCAACCGCATCGCCGGCCTGCAGGGGGTGCGGGTGCTCAGCCTCAACCAGCTTAGCGAGGCCGTGCGCCCGCCGGTGCTCCAGGACCAGCGCCTGCACGTGCTGATCCGCAACGAGGGCAACGCGCGCCAGCAGGGCGTTGGCTATCTCGAAGACGGCACGCCGGTCATCGTCGAAGATGCGCGCCACCTGATCGGGCAGACCGCCGAAGTAATCGTGACGCGCCTGCACCAGACACAGACCGGGCGGCTCGTTTTCGCCACCATCGCGCCAGAGGCGACCCCGGCGCCCGCCAGGAGCGGGTAG
- a CDS encoding VanW family protein: protein MIVALALLVGIIAAGGALVAFDRSYAGRIYPNVSVRGVPIGELTPQLARATLEQQFAPFLAQPVILTYGDQMWAPTLAELGVRLEIDRAVEQAYLAGRGHDPLTNLAEMFAVYRNGLELPLHLTVDQATMQAYLLSLAERVERPALDARIALNGALIAVTPAASGQQVLVDETLRELTTALQSLAPQTIALRTRTVAPRLSDAAVQAAREEIARLLAGPLTISVEGARSPVVWSLEDLARLVRVERQEGPGGATLAVTVDRARLRAKLEDLAATTAIPGRLPRVDWNGGNLRIFKEGVPGRRLDVARAEELVLAAFDAPADARQVSLALTEESLPVTAANLDQLGITELLGVGRSDFSGSAAYRVTNIQAGMRLLHGVLIPPGAEFSFNETIGRIDASNGFVEGYAIVQNRTQLEWGGGICQDSTTMFRAAFWAGLPITERWGHSFYISWYDKYGFGDYGNGPGMDATIFSGALDLKFLNDTGNWLLIQALADPSQALAEVRIYGTSDGRKVSLIGPTITERIPAPTRPRYVADPRRPRGSIRQTDRARGGMTIQFTRVIERDGQIIERRLFETKFKPWPNIYEVNPADLGPDGRPIPYQPAPTPDPNAAPTTDPAAPPPADGQAPGAPDSGQLVPVQPPQPEPLPPPVEGDPSANG from the coding sequence TTGATTGTCGCCCTCGCGCTGCTCGTTGGCATCATCGCCGCCGGTGGAGCGCTGGTTGCCTTTGACCGGAGCTATGCGGGCAGAATCTATCCCAATGTCAGTGTTCGCGGCGTGCCCATTGGCGAGTTGACACCCCAACTGGCACGAGCCACCCTCGAACAGCAGTTCGCTCCTTTTCTGGCCCAACCGGTGATCCTGACCTACGGCGACCAGATGTGGGCGCCCACGCTGGCGGAGCTGGGGGTGCGCCTCGAGATTGATCGCGCCGTCGAACAGGCCTATCTGGCTGGCCGGGGCCATGATCCGCTCACCAATCTGGCCGAGATGTTCGCCGTCTACCGTAATGGTCTGGAGCTGCCGTTGCATCTGACTGTGGATCAGGCCACCATGCAGGCGTATCTCCTGAGCCTCGCGGAGCGGGTTGAACGCCCGGCGCTGGACGCGCGCATCGCCCTCAATGGCGCGCTGATTGCCGTCACGCCCGCTGCCAGCGGCCAGCAGGTGCTGGTTGATGAGACGCTGCGCGAACTGACCACCGCGCTCCAGAGTCTTGCTCCGCAGACCATTGCGCTGCGCACCCGGACGGTGGCGCCGCGCCTGAGCGATGCAGCCGTTCAGGCGGCCCGCGAGGAGATCGCCCGTTTGCTGGCCGGACCGCTCACCATCAGCGTTGAGGGCGCCCGGTCGCCGGTAGTCTGGTCGCTTGAGGATCTGGCGCGTCTGGTGCGCGTGGAACGGCAGGAGGGCCCCGGGGGCGCCACCCTGGCGGTGACGGTGGATCGCGCCCGGCTGCGCGCGAAACTGGAGGATCTGGCCGCGACCACCGCAATTCCTGGCCGGTTGCCTCGCGTTGACTGGAATGGGGGCAATCTGCGCATCTTTAAGGAAGGGGTTCCCGGCCGCCGACTGGACGTGGCGCGGGCCGAAGAACTGGTGCTCGCCGCCTTCGACGCCCCTGCCGATGCTCGTCAGGTGAGTCTGGCGTTAACCGAGGAGTCGTTGCCTGTCACGGCCGCCAATCTCGATCAACTCGGGATCACCGAATTGCTTGGCGTGGGCCGCAGCGACTTTAGCGGCTCGGCGGCCTATCGCGTTACTAACATCCAGGCAGGCATGCGTCTGCTCCATGGCGTTCTCATTCCGCCGGGAGCAGAGTTTTCGTTTAACGAGACGATCGGTCGCATTGACGCCTCCAACGGCTTTGTTGAAGGGTACGCCATCGTGCAGAATCGCACTCAGTTGGAGTGGGGCGGCGGCATTTGCCAGGACTCAACCACGATGTTCCGCGCCGCGTTCTGGGCCGGTTTGCCGATCACTGAACGCTGGGGCCATTCGTTCTACATCAGTTGGTATGATAAGTACGGCTTTGGCGACTATGGCAACGGGCCGGGTATGGACGCAACGATTTTCAGCGGGGCTCTCGACTTGAAATTTCTCAACGATACCGGCAACTGGCTGCTCATCCAGGCCCTGGCCGACCCGAGCCAGGCCCTGGCCGAGGTGCGCATTTATGGTACCAGCGATGGTCGCAAGGTGTCGTTGATTGGTCCGACTATCACCGAGCGCATCCCCGCGCCGACCCGGCCGCGCTACGTTGCCGACCCGCGGCGGCCTCGCGGCTCCATTCGGCAAACTGACCGGGCCCGTGGCGGGATGACCATCCAGTTCACGCGGGTGATCGAACGTGACGGTCAGATTATCGAGCGCCGTCTGTTTGAAACAAAGTTCAAGCCCTGGCCCAATATCTACGAGGTCAACCCGGCTGACCTTGGCCCGGACGGGCGGCCGATCCCGTATCAGCCAGCTCCTACCCCCGATCCGAATGCAGCGCCCACGACCGATCCCGCTGCTCCTCCGCCCGCCGATGGTCAGGCGCCTGGAGCGCCGGATAGTGGGCAACTCGTGCCGGTCCAGCCGCCACAGCCCGAGCCGTTGCCGCCACCCGTCGAGGGCGACCCTTCCGCAAACGGGTGA
- a CDS encoding serine/threonine-protein phosphatase — translation MDVEWGASNRPKQGQEISGDAYVIEPFSPHGLAVSLIDGLGGGEGAAFAARSAAAVIRSAPAQDPAELIQRAHLALRGTRGVVMAVLSYNLQQRSVSFVGVGNIGVQVYSAVPIKPISKNGIVGYRLPSLLKLAYSYHPGDTFVLYTDGISSDFIQSTAPESAEDPQSLAESIVRRYAKDHDDASVVVVRING, via the coding sequence ATGGATGTTGAGTGGGGGGCAAGCAACCGGCCAAAACAAGGCCAGGAGATCAGCGGGGATGCGTATGTCATTGAACCGTTTAGCCCCCACGGGCTGGCGGTTTCACTGATTGACGGGCTTGGCGGCGGCGAAGGGGCGGCATTCGCGGCCCGGAGCGCCGCCGCGGTGATCCGCAGCGCCCCGGCCCAGGATCCGGCTGAGTTGATCCAGCGCGCCCACCTGGCGCTGCGAGGCACCCGGGGCGTCGTTATGGCGGTGTTGAGCTACAACTTGCAGCAGCGGAGCGTCAGCTTTGTAGGGGTTGGAAACATCGGCGTGCAGGTGTACAGCGCGGTTCCGATCAAACCCATTTCAAAAAATGGCATCGTCGGCTACCGGCTGCCAAGTTTGCTCAAGCTCGCCTATAGTTACCATCCGGGTGACACGTTCGTGCTATACACCGATGGAATATCGAGCGATTTTATCCAGTCAACTGCCCCCGAAAGCGCCGAGGACCCCCAGAGCCTGGCCGAGAGTATTGTGCGTCGCTACGCGAAGGACCACGATGATGCCAGCGTGGTGGTGGTGCGCATCAACGGATAG
- the murI gene encoding glutamate racemase, with product MIGLFDSGLGGLSVARAVRALLPRHDLLYLADTAYCPYGPLAPEAVQARALACATWLVAQGAGVVVVACNTATSAAIETLRARLRVPIVGMEPGLKPAVAATRTGRVAVLATSGTLGGARFQRLRERFARGTEVVTVACPAMVQLVEDGELDGPRARAVVAACVEPLSARGVDTLVLGCTHFPPLRPLIAAAAPGATIIDTGPAVAAQTARMAAVAGIGPGGGTMRCATTGDPALVAPALARVWGAPLPLEGIRDL from the coding sequence ATGATCGGTCTCTTCGACTCCGGGCTGGGGGGGCTGTCGGTGGCGCGGGCGGTGCGGGCGCTGTTGCCCCGCCACGACCTGCTCTACCTCGCGGATACTGCCTACTGCCCCTACGGCCCGCTTGCCCCGGAGGCAGTGCAGGCGCGGGCGCTGGCCTGCGCCACCTGGCTGGTCGCGCAGGGGGCCGGTGTGGTCGTCGTGGCCTGCAACACCGCCACTTCGGCTGCCATCGAGACGCTCCGCGCCAGGCTCCGCGTGCCGATTGTGGGCATGGAGCCGGGGCTGAAGCCCGCTGTTGCCGCTACCCGGACCGGTCGCGTGGCCGTGCTGGCCACCAGCGGCACCCTGGGTGGCGCGCGCTTTCAGCGTCTCCGCGAGCGCTTCGCCCGGGGAACCGAGGTGGTGACGGTGGCCTGTCCGGCAATGGTGCAACTGGTGGAGGATGGGGAACTCGATGGGCCACGGGCGCGCGCGGTGGTTGCGGCGTGTGTCGAACCGCTCAGCGCCCGCGGAGTGGACACGCTGGTGCTTGGCTGCACCCACTTTCCGCCGCTGCGCCCGCTCATCGCCGCGGCTGCGCCTGGAGCGACGATCATTGATACGGGGCCGGCGGTGGCCGCGCAGACGGCCCGCATGGCCGCGGTCGCTGGCATAGGCCCTGGAGGCGGAACCATGCGCTGCGCCACCACCGGCGATCCCGCCCTGGTGGCCCCGGCCCTCGCGCGGGTGTGGGGCGCCCCGCTGCCGCTTGAAGGTATACGAGACCTTTAG